The following are encoded together in the Proteiniphilum saccharofermentans genome:
- a CDS encoding HsdM family class I SAM-dependent methyltransferase, with protein sequence MHYARHIIANTEYKRIFAFGCSGDEKHHEITPIFVDESGYIILHEVENFENFSEKNIERYYREQVLGETPIETLELEDILKKSAGLHEDLRNYGQLGDNEKPLVVSAILLALSDKDFNVDSLTGDDLNTDGKKIYSALSNYMDRVEVTPTFKRDKVLGQFNLIKDRTILNTVNDYLQETPLKYFTKYLKKNVLASVKANHTEDVLGRFYGEFIRFSGGDGQTLGVVLTPSHITELFCDLVEIKPTDRVFDPCCGTGGFLIAAMHKMLLQASSEKQKKEIRKEQLYGIEIREDMFSIATTNMILRGDGKSNLENLDFLKQSVESLREKNITVGFMNPPYSQAKNKETAYLSEIHFIKHLLDGCADAARCAVIVPQSTMIGKTKEDKKVKAEILKYHTLEGVITLNKETFYRVGTNPCIAVFTAHKPHDKNKYCKFVNFEDDGYIVSKHIGLVKTERTIEKKQQLLNCWLHDAPSESRFMVKTTVEASDEWLHSFYYFNDEIPKDNDFEKTMSDYLIFEFNMVLQGRGYLFEEEK encoded by the coding sequence TTGCATTATGCCAGGCATATAATTGCAAATACCGAGTATAAGCGGATATTTGCGTTTGGCTGTTCAGGAGATGAGAAACACCATGAAATAACTCCCATATTTGTAGATGAAAGTGGATATATTATACTACACGAGGTTGAAAATTTTGAAAATTTTTCCGAGAAAAACATTGAACGATATTATCGAGAGCAAGTTTTAGGAGAAACTCCTATTGAAACATTAGAATTAGAAGATATATTAAAAAAATCAGCAGGTCTACATGAGGATTTACGGAATTACGGTCAATTAGGAGATAATGAGAAACCTTTAGTAGTTTCTGCTATTCTATTAGCTTTGAGTGATAAAGACTTTAATGTAGATTCTCTTACCGGAGATGATTTAAATACTGATGGCAAAAAGATATATTCGGCCCTATCCAATTATATGGATCGTGTAGAAGTCACACCTACTTTCAAAAGAGATAAAGTATTGGGACAGTTTAACCTTATCAAAGATAGAACAATATTAAATACAGTAAATGATTATTTGCAAGAGACCCCATTGAAGTATTTCACTAAATATTTAAAGAAAAATGTACTTGCTTCTGTGAAAGCTAATCACACAGAAGATGTTTTAGGTCGTTTTTATGGTGAATTTATTCGGTTTAGTGGTGGAGATGGACAAACACTAGGAGTTGTTTTAACTCCTTCTCATATAACAGAGTTATTTTGTGATCTGGTAGAAATAAAGCCTACGGATCGCGTGTTCGACCCATGTTGTGGAACAGGAGGCTTTCTTATTGCAGCAATGCACAAGATGCTTCTGCAAGCAAGTTCTGAAAAACAGAAAAAAGAAATACGTAAAGAACAACTCTATGGAATAGAAATCAGAGAAGACATGTTTTCTATTGCAACAACTAATATGATTCTGAGAGGTGATGGGAAAAGCAATCTGGAGAACCTAGATTTTCTGAAACAATCGGTAGAATCTCTACGAGAAAAAAATATTACTGTTGGCTTTATGAATCCACCTTATTCTCAGGCCAAAAACAAAGAGACTGCATATCTTTCAGAAATACATTTCATAAAACATCTTTTGGATGGATGTGCTGATGCTGCTCGATGTGCAGTTATTGTTCCTCAATCGACAATGATTGGAAAAACTAAGGAAGACAAAAAAGTGAAAGCTGAAATATTAAAATATCATACACTTGAGGGAGTTATAACACTTAATAAAGAGACATTTTATCGAGTAGGCACAAATCCATGTATTGCCGTTTTCACTGCCCATAAACCTCATGATAAAAATAAATATTGCAAGTTTGTAAATTTTGAAGATGATGGTTATATCGTCAGTAAACATATCGGATTAGTAAAAACAGAGCGGACTATTGAGAAAAAGCAGCAATTATTAAATTGCTGGCTTCATGATGCACCATCAGAGAGTCGATTCATGGTAAAAACGACCGTAGAAGCTAGTGATGAATGGTTGCATTCATTTTACTATTTTAACGACGAAATTCCCAAAGATAATGATTTTGAAAAAACGATGTCAGACTATCTTATTTTTGAATTTAATATGGTTTTACAAGGTAGAGGTTATTTATTTGAAGAGGAGAAATAA
- a CDS encoding IS1595 family transposase has product MNILDFAINYPDEESCRKKFKEQRDQMGVTCRHCNCKEHYWLENKQAYECKRCRARQTLRSGTVMQHSNLPYRYWFVAMHLLTATKGSFSAAELQRQLGHKRYQPIWEMVNKLRDVMGKRDDEYTLEGAIELDDAFFSTEISLQERDKPLKRGRGSQKKTKVLVMAESKTVENPKPGKKPKKVRYLKMKVINDLKAGTITRNVKEHVESTADLTTDDSTSYTKLKEHVHSHTASVIPHEDLSNVLPWVHTAISNAKRQLLGVYYKIKPEYLQYYLNQFCYKFNRRYFGENQFERLLIAAVTYAPDFKSRIYNRNYCG; this is encoded by the coding sequence ATGAATATCCTGGATTTTGCTATAAATTACCCCGATGAGGAATCCTGTCGGAAAAAATTCAAAGAACAAAGAGACCAAATGGGAGTAACCTGTCGGCATTGCAATTGTAAAGAACATTATTGGCTGGAAAACAAGCAGGCCTATGAATGCAAGCGTTGTCGCGCACGCCAAACCTTGCGTTCAGGCACCGTCATGCAGCACTCCAACCTGCCTTACCGTTACTGGTTCGTGGCCATGCACCTGCTCACGGCGACCAAGGGCTCCTTTTCCGCGGCGGAGCTGCAGCGCCAGCTGGGGCACAAGCGTTACCAGCCCATATGGGAAATGGTCAATAAACTGCGTGACGTGATGGGCAAACGCGATGATGAGTACACCCTTGAGGGAGCCATCGAGTTGGACGACGCCTTCTTTTCCACCGAAATATCCCTTCAAGAGAGGGACAAACCGTTGAAGCGCGGCCGCGGGAGCCAAAAAAAGACCAAAGTGCTGGTAATGGCTGAAAGCAAAACCGTTGAAAACCCCAAACCGGGTAAGAAACCCAAGAAGGTCAGATACCTGAAGATGAAAGTCATCAACGACTTGAAAGCCGGTACAATTACAAGGAATGTCAAAGAGCACGTTGAAAGCACGGCGGACCTGACCACCGATGACTCAACTTCTTACACTAAATTGAAAGAGCATGTCCATTCACATACGGCATCCGTTATTCCACACGAGGATCTTTCCAATGTGCTGCCCTGGGTCCATACCGCGATCAGCAATGCCAAACGACAGCTCTTGGGCGTGTATTACAAGATAAAACCGGAATACTTGCAATATTATCTCAACCAGTTCTGTTATAAATTCAACAGGCGTTACTTCGGGGAAAACCAGTTTGAAAGACTGTTGATAGCCGCTGTAACGTATGCTCCTGATTTCAAGTCAAGAATTTACAATAGGAACTATTGCGGATAA